The sequence ATGACAACGCTGAACATATCGTTCACGCAAACAAACAAAATAAACACAGAAATAAACAGTTAGGACATGAGAATTATTTTCTAGCTACTCCTTACTACGACTTTTCCTACAACCATTGAGCTGCAACGCATTCCCTATCCTATTTAGCTACACGCTATCGGGGCAAAAGTCAAGAAAGACACCTGTTATTCTGCTGGCTTAACAGGATAAAATGGTACAATTTCTCACTTTAATTCCCAAGTAGCTTGTATCGACACAACATCCCAAGGAATTCATAAAGGGGCAAGCCGACAACGTTTGAATAGGAGCCATGAATTTCCCGAACCATAAATGCTCCCTTTCCTTGAATACCATAACTTCCCGCCTTATCCATCGGTTCCCCCGTACGAACATACGCCCGAATCATCTCTTCGGTCACCTCCCAAAAAGATACACCTGTACTCACCAGACTTGTATCACAAACACTCTTAGCTTGATTCTGCAGGCAAACAGCCGTACGCACAATATGCTCCCGACCGGAAAGACGCAACAGCATATCTACTGCATCGTCCTCATTGACAGGCTTTTCGAGCACCATATCATCGAGACAGACAACGGTATCGGCGGCAACAATCCAAAAGCCAGGATATCTTTCAGCCACATACCCGGCCTTCTCTCTAGCCAGGCGTTCAATATAGCTCACAGACGTTTCTGCAGGATACTTACGTTCTTCAATATCCGCCGATACGGCACGCGAGAAAACTCCCAATTCCTCCAGATATGCACGTCTTCTTGGGGACCCGGAGGCCAGGATAATTTCTTCAGCACAAGTAAAAAGTCGAGACATAACAAGTGTCCAGAGGATTGCATTCCAATAAATATTCAGCGAAAAAGTGAAGGATTTCAGTTCCCACACGCCATGACAAAAAAGATTTGTTTGAAAAATATCTTTCCATCGTACACTCTTTTTAGTATTCTTGTCTAAGAGATATTCCCTCACGATCGAAACCGTTTTTTCATTTCAGCCACATCACAAACACTATGCCTGACAACAGCAAGTTCATAACTAGAGACTTTGCAGCTGGGGAAACACTTTTTGCGCAGGATGATGTTGGTGATTGTATTTTCTTCATCATCAATGGCCTGGTGGAAGTGTGTAAAAATACCGACGGAGAAAAGGAAGTCGTTGCCCTCATGTCAAGTGGTGACATCCTCGGTGAAATGGCGGTACTGACAGATGCTCCTCGCTGTGCAAGCGGAATTGCTATAGAACCTACCCGGGTTATCATGGTTAAGGATCGCACCCTGCGTCTTGCACTGCTCAACAATGATCTGCCTATTCTGAAACCTCTTACCAGTCAGCTCATCCTTCGCTTCAAAGAAGCGGAACAGCAGGCAACGTATTATCGTAAGAAATTCAAGAAACTCCAAAAAGAAGTATCTATCCTCAAAGAACAGCTCCTCCAACACGAGATACCTGAAGATAATTAAGGAGTTACTGTTCATTCTAAGAATTTCAA comes from Desulfocapsa sulfexigens DSM 10523 and encodes:
- a CDS encoding Maf family protein; the protein is MSRLFTCAEEIILASGSPRRRAYLEELGVFSRAVSADIEERKYPAETSVSYIERLAREKAGYVAERYPGFWIVAADTVVCLDDMVLEKPVNEDDAVDMLLRLSGREHIVRTAVCLQNQAKSVCDTSLVSTGVSFWEVTEEMIRAYVRTGEPMDKAGSYGIQGKGAFMVREIHGSYSNVVGLPLYEFLGMLCRYKLLGN
- a CDS encoding cyclic nucleotide-binding domain-containing protein, which produces MPDNSKFITRDFAAGETLFAQDDVGDCIFFIINGLVEVCKNTDGEKEVVALMSSGDILGEMAVLTDAPRCASGIAIEPTRVIMVKDRTLRLALLNNDLPILKPLTSQLILRFKEAEQQATYYRKKFKKLQKEVSILKEQLLQHEIPEDN